One Xiphophorus hellerii strain 12219 chromosome 1, Xiphophorus_hellerii-4.1, whole genome shotgun sequence DNA segment encodes these proteins:
- the myt1a gene encoding myelin transcription factor 1 isoform X4 has protein sequence MGPGPHPRTPLENSKFLRCVQMSQDTETRTRARSKAIRAEQVGQAMKLEMSSSCPTPGCDGKGHVSGRYSRHRSALGCPIVKKRKLQEAEIEENPLSPRKRTQPTKQADEDSDMAEEEEQNEEDGEEKDGIKDKKKKETKSETGKVERTSATTDSPEQPCPSPDDKSRSITSETENKVETENFSEEVTCVIITEEEEAQSASACLPPQLPAEETTVPCHEETKDEEEDREKKANLEEEELESQRNVAEETEIRRQMIRQENSDHQYSSGDYKNQAKESKPIENNETEEEEEDEEDAEEEEEEEEEEEDEDDGAVRQVETVFIQESEATVSLREEQCDTLRAEEEAAEEKRSSKAGEVEQEEEEDEEEEDEEDDEEEEGNSSKASPSTVIIEVHAEEEEHEEDEEEEEEEEEEEDDEELEEEDEEEEEDEDRGEELDRVSEGSGVTDDSENWDMTRGNLGLLEQAIALKAEEIQGGQESSSSVDYQPSNASMKNSDGSAGVRRSTHCSKEKKEVKCPTPGCDGTGHITGLYPHHRSLSGCPHKDRIPPEILAMHENVLKCPTPGCTGQGHVNSNRNTHRSLSGCPIAAATKLNKNQDKQVHLQASASEPTSNSDRVLRPMCFVKQLEIPQYGSYRPNTVTTTPRANLAKELEKYSKVSFDYASFDVQVFGKRMIVPKMPDTTDTSTKVFKSKPFSKASSPSHGSSGGFAKNIPSSSGYDYSQDAEAAHMAATAILNLSTRCWERPETCGTKLREPCTKEVAIEVDENGTLDLSMKKTKREDIQSAETACSLPSSSQLVDATLSQDHPQSDWDGPLDFTKPNEDKEEDHEEMEYTAPSYTSSDDEEENQENSEDRKYPGEVTTGSFKVKFQPKDNKKEVIVCPTPGCDGSGHITGNYASHRSLSGCPLADKSLRTLMAAHTAELKCPTPGCDGSGHITGNYASHRSLSGCPRAKKGGVKSAPCKDDKEESELLRCPVPGCDSLGHISGKYATHRSAYGCPLAAKRQREGLLNGTPFSWKAFKTEGPTCPTPGCDGSGHANGSFLTHRSLSGCPRAPASKKKVKLPGDEYITAKFRASDVLDNDEDIKQLNKDISELNECNAEMEADMMNLHTQISSMEKNLKNMEEENKQIEEKNEALYLELSGLSQVLIRSLANIRLPTMEPVSEQNFDNYVETLTYMFTNKDCYQNPDTRALLESISQAVKGIEV, from the exons ATGAGTCAAGACACAGAGACAAGAACACGAGCTCGTTCCAAAGCCATCCGGG CAGAACAAGTTGGACAAGCAATGAAGCTGGAAATGAG CAGCAGCTGTCCCACCCCTGGATGTGATGGCAAAGGTCACGTCAGTGGAAGATATTCGAGACACAGAAG CGCGCTAGGGTGCCCAATTGTAAAGAAAAGGAAGCTTCAGGAGGCTGAGATCGAAGAGAACCCGCTGTCGCCCAGGAAGAGGACCCAGCCTACCAAACAGGCCGATGAGGACAGTGACATGgcagaagaggaggagcagaatGAGGAAGACGGAGAGGAAAAAGATGgcatcaaagacaaaaagaaaaaagaaacaaagagcgAGACGGGAAAAG TTGAACGCACCTCGGCGACCACAGACAGCCCAGAACAACCTTGCCCTTCACCTGATGACAAGAGCAGAAGTATCACCTCAGAGACTGAGAACAAAGTAGAGACAGAAAACTTTAGCGAGGAGGTAACATGTGTGATAAtcacagaggaagaggaggctcAGTCAGCATCCGCGTGCCTCCCACCACAGCTCCCAGCAGAAGAAACAACTGTCCCTTGCCATGAAGAGACAAAAGATGAGGAAGAAGAtagagaaaaaaaggcaaacctggaggaggaggaactggaAAGTCAGAGGAATGTTGCAGAAGAGACGGAGATAAGAAGACAGATGATCAGGCAGGAAAATTCTGATCATCAGTACTCAAGTGGAGATTACAAAAATCAGGCCAAAGAGTCAAAACCGATAGAAAATAATGAGactgaagaagaggaggaggacgaggaggacgcagaggaggaagaggaggaggaggaggaggaagaggacgaaGACGATGGAGCAGTGAGACAAGTTGAGACAGTTTTCATTCAGGAATCTGAAGCGACTGTGTCACTCAGGGAAGAGCAGTGCGACACCCTCAGGGCCGAGGAAGAAGCGGCAGAGGAGAAGCGAAGCAGCAAAGCCGGTGAAGTagagcaagaagaagaagaagacgaggaagaagaagatgaagaagatgatgaggaagaagaaggaaacTCAAGCAAAGCCTCTCCGAGCACAGTCATCATCGAAGTTCACGCCGAAGAGGAGGAACatgaggaggacgaggaggaagaggaggaagaggaggaagaggaagacgatgaggaactggaggaggaagatgaggaggaggaggaggacgaggacaGGGGAGAGGAATTGGATCGTGTCTCCGAGGGATCGGGCGTCACGGACGACTCTGAAAACTGGGACATGACGCGAGGGAATCTGGGGCTGCTGGAGCAGGCCATTGCTCTGAAGGCAGAGGAGATCCAGGGAGGTCAGGAGAGCAGCAGCTCTGTCGATTACCAACCGAGCAACGCCTCCATGAAGAACTCTGACGGTTCTGCTGGAGTCCGCCGCTCCACCCACTGTAGCAAAG aaaagaaggaagtaaAGTGTCCAACTCCAGGTTGTGACGGAACAGGCCACATCACTGGGTTGTATCCTCACCACCGCAGTCTTTCTGGATGTCCCCACAAAGACAGAATACCTCCAGAGA TTTTGGCCATGCACGAAAATGTCTTGAAGTGTCCTACTCCCGGCTGCACCGGCCAAGGTCATGTGAACAGTAACCGCAACACACACCGCAG CCTGTCCGGTTGCCCCATAGCAGCAGCAACTAAGCTGAACAAGAACCAGGACAAGCAGGTTCATCTGCAAGCTTCAGCCAGTGAGCCGACCTCAAACTCTGACAGAGTGCTAAG GCCAATGTGTTTTGTGAAGCAGCTGGAGATCCCTCAGTATGGCAGCTACCGCCCCAACACAGTGACTACCACACCTCGAGCTAACCTTGCCAAGGAGCTGGAGAAATACTCCAAGGTTTCTTTTGACTATGCAAGCTTTGATGTCCAAGTGTTTGGAAAGCGTATGATTGTTCCAAAGATGCCCGACACTACCGACACATCCACTAAAGTTTTCAAAT CTAAACCATTTTCCAAGGCGTCCTCCCCAAGCCATGGTTCATCAGGAGGTTTCGCCAAGAACATCCCATCCTCTAGTGGTTATGATTACAGCCAGGATGCAGAGGCAGCCCATATGGCAGCAACAGCAATCCTCAACCTGTCCACCCGCTGCTGGGAGAGACCGGAAACCTGCGGCACTAAACTCCGGGAGCCTTGCACCAAG GAGGTCGCGATTGAGGTGGATGAGAATGGCACCTTAGACCTCAGCATGAAAAAGACCAAGAGAGAGGACATACAGTCTGCAGAGACTGCATGTTCTTTGCCTTCCTCCTCTCAACTTGTGGATGCCACGTTGTCTCAGGACCATCCTCAGTCAGATTGGGACGGTCCACTAGATTTCACCAAACCCAATGAAGACAAGGAGGAAGACCATGAAGAG ATGGAATACACAGCTCCTTCATATACATCATCTGATGACGAGGAAGAGAACCAAGAAAACTCAGAGGACCGGAAATACCCCGGTGAAGTCACTACTGGCAGTTTTAAAGTCAAGTTTCAGcccaaagacaacaaaaaagaagttattGT ATGTCCAACACCAGGCTGTGATGGCAGTGGGCATATCACTGGCAATTATGCATCACATCGAAG TCTGTCAGGCTGTCCTCTTGCTGATAAATCACTTCGGACCCTCATGGCTGCCCACACAGCTGAACTGAa GTGTCCGACTCCAGGCTGTGATGGATCGGGTCACATCACTGGAAACTACGCGTCGCACAGGAG TTTGTCTGGATGTCCACGGGCCAAGAAAGGAGGAGTCAAATCAGCACCTTGCAAAGACGACAAGGAAGAATCTGAGCTGCTGAG GTGTCCAGTTCCTGGCTGTGACAGTCTTGGACACATCAGTGGAAAGTATGCTACCCACCGTAGTGCCTATGGCTGTCCACTTGCAGCAAAGCGACAGAGGGAAGGTCTACTAAATGGCACTCCTTTCTCTTGGAAGGCCTTTAAGACCGAAGGCCCGACCTGCCCAACACCAGGCTGTGACGGTTCTGGTCATGCTAATGGCAGTTTCTTGACACACCGCAG TCTCTCAGGTTGTCCGAGAGCTCCAGCCAGCAAGAAGAAAGTCAAGCTTCCTGGAGACGAATATATAACAGCAAAGTTTAGAGCGAGCGACG TTCTGGATAATGATGAAGACATCAAGCAGCTGAACAAGGACATCAGTGAACTGAATGAGTGCAACGCAGAGATGGAGGCTGACATGATGAATTTGCACACTCAG ATTTCTTCCATGGAGAAGAACCTAAAGAACATGGAGGAGGAAAACAAGCAGATAGAGGAGAAGAATGAAGCTTTGTACTTGGAGCTGTCTGGTCTGAGTCAGGTATTAATTCGCAGCCTGGCCAACATCCGCCTGCCTACCATG GAACCAGTATCCGAGCAGAACTTCGATAATTACGTGGAGACTCTGACCTACATGTTCACCAATAAAGACTGCTACCAAAACCCTGACACCCGGGCCCTGCTGGAGTCCATCAGTCAAGCAGTAAAAGGCATAGAGGTATGA
- the myt1a gene encoding myelin transcription factor 1 isoform X5, producing the protein MGPGPHPRTPLENSKFLRCVQMSQDTETRTRARSKAIREQVGQAMKLEMSSCPTPGCDGKGHVSGRYSRHRSALGCPIVKKRKLQEAEIEENPLSPRKRTQPTKQADEDSDMAEEEEQNEEDGEEKDGIKDKKKKETKSETGKVERTSATTDSPEQPCPSPDDKSRSITSETENKVETENFSEEVTCVIITEEEEAQSASACLPPQLPAEETTVPCHEETKDEEEDREKKANLEEEELESQRNVAEETEIRRQMIRQENSDHQYSSGDYKNQAKESKPIENNETEEEEEDEEDAEEEEEEEEEEEDEDDGAVRQVETVFIQESEATVSLREEQCDTLRAEEEAAEEKRSSKAGEVEQEEEEDEEEEDEEDDEEEEGNSSKASPSTVIIEVHAEEEEHEEDEEEEEEEEEEEDDEELEEEDEEEEEDEDRGEELDRVSEGSGVTDDSENWDMTRGNLGLLEQAIALKAEEIQGGQESSSSVDYQPSNASMKNSDGSAGVRRSTHCSKEKKEVKCPTPGCDGTGHITGLYPHHRSLSGCPHKDRIPPEILAMHENVLKCPTPGCTGQGHVNSNRNTHRSLSGCPIAAATKLNKNQDKQVHLQASASEPTSNSDRVLRPMCFVKQLEIPQYGSYRPNTVTTTPRANLAKELEKYSKVSFDYASFDVQVFGKRMIVPKMPDTTDTSTKVFKSKPFSKASSPSHGSSGGFAKNIPSSSGYDYSQDAEAAHMAATAILNLSTRCWERPETCGTKLREPCTKEVAIEVDENGTLDLSMKKTKREDIQSAETACSLPSSSQLVDATLSQDHPQSDWDGPLDFTKPNEDKEEDHEEMEYTAPSYTSSDDEEENQENSEDRKYPGEVTTGSFKVKFQPKDNKKEVIVCPTPGCDGSGHITGNYASHRSLSGCPLADKSLRTLMAAHTAELKCPTPGCDGSGHITGNYASHRSLSGCPRAKKGGVKSAPCKDDKEESELLRCPVPGCDSLGHISGKYATHRSAYGCPLAAKRQREGLLNGTPFSWKAFKTEGPTCPTPGCDGSGHANGSFLTHRSLSGCPRAPASKKKVKLPGDEYITAKFRASDVLDNDEDIKQLNKDISELNECNAEMEADMMNLHTQISSMEKNLKNMEEENKQIEEKNEALYLELSGLSQVLIRSLANIRLPTMQEPVSEQNFDNYVETLTYMFTNKDCYQNPDTRALLESISQAVKGIEV; encoded by the exons ATGAGTCAAGACACAGAGACAAGAACACGAGCTCGTTCCAAAGCCATCCGGG AACAAGTTGGACAAGCAATGAAGCTGGAAATGAG CAGCTGTCCCACCCCTGGATGTGATGGCAAAGGTCACGTCAGTGGAAGATATTCGAGACACAGAAG CGCGCTAGGGTGCCCAATTGTAAAGAAAAGGAAGCTTCAGGAGGCTGAGATCGAAGAGAACCCGCTGTCGCCCAGGAAGAGGACCCAGCCTACCAAACAGGCCGATGAGGACAGTGACATGgcagaagaggaggagcagaatGAGGAAGACGGAGAGGAAAAAGATGgcatcaaagacaaaaagaaaaaagaaacaaagagcgAGACGGGAAAAG TTGAACGCACCTCGGCGACCACAGACAGCCCAGAACAACCTTGCCCTTCACCTGATGACAAGAGCAGAAGTATCACCTCAGAGACTGAGAACAAAGTAGAGACAGAAAACTTTAGCGAGGAGGTAACATGTGTGATAAtcacagaggaagaggaggctcAGTCAGCATCCGCGTGCCTCCCACCACAGCTCCCAGCAGAAGAAACAACTGTCCCTTGCCATGAAGAGACAAAAGATGAGGAAGAAGAtagagaaaaaaaggcaaacctggaggaggaggaactggaAAGTCAGAGGAATGTTGCAGAAGAGACGGAGATAAGAAGACAGATGATCAGGCAGGAAAATTCTGATCATCAGTACTCAAGTGGAGATTACAAAAATCAGGCCAAAGAGTCAAAACCGATAGAAAATAATGAGactgaagaagaggaggaggacgaggaggacgcagaggaggaagaggaggaggaggaggaggaagaggacgaaGACGATGGAGCAGTGAGACAAGTTGAGACAGTTTTCATTCAGGAATCTGAAGCGACTGTGTCACTCAGGGAAGAGCAGTGCGACACCCTCAGGGCCGAGGAAGAAGCGGCAGAGGAGAAGCGAAGCAGCAAAGCCGGTGAAGTagagcaagaagaagaagaagacgaggaagaagaagatgaagaagatgatgaggaagaagaaggaaacTCAAGCAAAGCCTCTCCGAGCACAGTCATCATCGAAGTTCACGCCGAAGAGGAGGAACatgaggaggacgaggaggaagaggaggaagaggaggaagaggaagacgatgaggaactggaggaggaagatgaggaggaggaggaggacgaggacaGGGGAGAGGAATTGGATCGTGTCTCCGAGGGATCGGGCGTCACGGACGACTCTGAAAACTGGGACATGACGCGAGGGAATCTGGGGCTGCTGGAGCAGGCCATTGCTCTGAAGGCAGAGGAGATCCAGGGAGGTCAGGAGAGCAGCAGCTCTGTCGATTACCAACCGAGCAACGCCTCCATGAAGAACTCTGACGGTTCTGCTGGAGTCCGCCGCTCCACCCACTGTAGCAAAG aaaagaaggaagtaaAGTGTCCAACTCCAGGTTGTGACGGAACAGGCCACATCACTGGGTTGTATCCTCACCACCGCAGTCTTTCTGGATGTCCCCACAAAGACAGAATACCTCCAGAGA TTTTGGCCATGCACGAAAATGTCTTGAAGTGTCCTACTCCCGGCTGCACCGGCCAAGGTCATGTGAACAGTAACCGCAACACACACCGCAG CCTGTCCGGTTGCCCCATAGCAGCAGCAACTAAGCTGAACAAGAACCAGGACAAGCAGGTTCATCTGCAAGCTTCAGCCAGTGAGCCGACCTCAAACTCTGACAGAGTGCTAAG GCCAATGTGTTTTGTGAAGCAGCTGGAGATCCCTCAGTATGGCAGCTACCGCCCCAACACAGTGACTACCACACCTCGAGCTAACCTTGCCAAGGAGCTGGAGAAATACTCCAAGGTTTCTTTTGACTATGCAAGCTTTGATGTCCAAGTGTTTGGAAAGCGTATGATTGTTCCAAAGATGCCCGACACTACCGACACATCCACTAAAGTTTTCAAAT CTAAACCATTTTCCAAGGCGTCCTCCCCAAGCCATGGTTCATCAGGAGGTTTCGCCAAGAACATCCCATCCTCTAGTGGTTATGATTACAGCCAGGATGCAGAGGCAGCCCATATGGCAGCAACAGCAATCCTCAACCTGTCCACCCGCTGCTGGGAGAGACCGGAAACCTGCGGCACTAAACTCCGGGAGCCTTGCACCAAG GAGGTCGCGATTGAGGTGGATGAGAATGGCACCTTAGACCTCAGCATGAAAAAGACCAAGAGAGAGGACATACAGTCTGCAGAGACTGCATGTTCTTTGCCTTCCTCCTCTCAACTTGTGGATGCCACGTTGTCTCAGGACCATCCTCAGTCAGATTGGGACGGTCCACTAGATTTCACCAAACCCAATGAAGACAAGGAGGAAGACCATGAAGAG ATGGAATACACAGCTCCTTCATATACATCATCTGATGACGAGGAAGAGAACCAAGAAAACTCAGAGGACCGGAAATACCCCGGTGAAGTCACTACTGGCAGTTTTAAAGTCAAGTTTCAGcccaaagacaacaaaaaagaagttattGT ATGTCCAACACCAGGCTGTGATGGCAGTGGGCATATCACTGGCAATTATGCATCACATCGAAG TCTGTCAGGCTGTCCTCTTGCTGATAAATCACTTCGGACCCTCATGGCTGCCCACACAGCTGAACTGAa GTGTCCGACTCCAGGCTGTGATGGATCGGGTCACATCACTGGAAACTACGCGTCGCACAGGAG TTTGTCTGGATGTCCACGGGCCAAGAAAGGAGGAGTCAAATCAGCACCTTGCAAAGACGACAAGGAAGAATCTGAGCTGCTGAG GTGTCCAGTTCCTGGCTGTGACAGTCTTGGACACATCAGTGGAAAGTATGCTACCCACCGTAGTGCCTATGGCTGTCCACTTGCAGCAAAGCGACAGAGGGAAGGTCTACTAAATGGCACTCCTTTCTCTTGGAAGGCCTTTAAGACCGAAGGCCCGACCTGCCCAACACCAGGCTGTGACGGTTCTGGTCATGCTAATGGCAGTTTCTTGACACACCGCAG TCTCTCAGGTTGTCCGAGAGCTCCAGCCAGCAAGAAGAAAGTCAAGCTTCCTGGAGACGAATATATAACAGCAAAGTTTAGAGCGAGCGACG TTCTGGATAATGATGAAGACATCAAGCAGCTGAACAAGGACATCAGTGAACTGAATGAGTGCAACGCAGAGATGGAGGCTGACATGATGAATTTGCACACTCAG ATTTCTTCCATGGAGAAGAACCTAAAGAACATGGAGGAGGAAAACAAGCAGATAGAGGAGAAGAATGAAGCTTTGTACTTGGAGCTGTCTGGTCTGAGTCAGGTATTAATTCGCAGCCTGGCCAACATCCGCCTGCCTACCATG CAGGAACCAGTATCCGAGCAGAACTTCGATAATTACGTGGAGACTCTGACCTACATGTTCACCAATAAAGACTGCTACCAAAACCCTGACACCCGGGCCCTGCTGGAGTCCATCAGTCAAGCAGTAAAAGGCATAGAGGTATGA
- the myt1a gene encoding myelin transcription factor 1 isoform X3, with protein sequence MGPGPHPRTPLENSKFLRCVQMSQDTETRTRARSKAIREQVGQAMKLEMSSSCPTPGCDGKGHVSGRYSRHRSALGCPIVKKRKLQEAEIEENPLSPRKRTQPTKQADEDSDMAEEEEQNEEDGEEKDGIKDKKKKETKSETGKVERTSATTDSPEQPCPSPDDKSRSITSETENKVETENFSEEVTCVIITEEEEAQSASACLPPQLPAEETTVPCHEETKDEEEDREKKANLEEEELESQRNVAEETEIRRQMIRQENSDHQYSSGDYKNQAKESKPIENNETEEEEEDEEDAEEEEEEEEEEEDEDDGAVRQVETVFIQESEATVSLREEQCDTLRAEEEAAEEKRSSKAGEVEQEEEEDEEEEDEEDDEEEEGNSSKASPSTVIIEVHAEEEEHEEDEEEEEEEEEEEDDEELEEEDEEEEEDEDRGEELDRVSEGSGVTDDSENWDMTRGNLGLLEQAIALKAEEIQGGQESSSSVDYQPSNASMKNSDGSAGVRRSTHCSKEKKEVKCPTPGCDGTGHITGLYPHHRSLSGCPHKDRIPPEILAMHENVLKCPTPGCTGQGHVNSNRNTHRSLSGCPIAAATKLNKNQDKQVHLQASASEPTSNSDRVLRPMCFVKQLEIPQYGSYRPNTVTTTPRANLAKELEKYSKVSFDYASFDVQVFGKRMIVPKMPDTTDTSTKVFKSKPFSKASSPSHGSSGGFAKNIPSSSGYDYSQDAEAAHMAATAILNLSTRCWERPETCGTKLREPCTKEVAIEVDENGTLDLSMKKTKREDIQSAETACSLPSSSQLVDATLSQDHPQSDWDGPLDFTKPNEDKEEDHEEMEYTAPSYTSSDDEEENQENSEDRKYPGEVTTGSFKVKFQPKDNKKEVIVCPTPGCDGSGHITGNYASHRSLSGCPLADKSLRTLMAAHTAELKCPTPGCDGSGHITGNYASHRSLSGCPRAKKGGVKSAPCKDDKEESELLRCPVPGCDSLGHISGKYATHRSAYGCPLAAKRQREGLLNGTPFSWKAFKTEGPTCPTPGCDGSGHANGSFLTHRSLSGCPRAPASKKKVKLPGDEYITAKFRASDVLDNDEDIKQLNKDISELNECNAEMEADMMNLHTQISSMEKNLKNMEEENKQIEEKNEALYLELSGLSQVLIRSLANIRLPTMQEPVSEQNFDNYVETLTYMFTNKDCYQNPDTRALLESISQAVKGIEV encoded by the exons ATGAGTCAAGACACAGAGACAAGAACACGAGCTCGTTCCAAAGCCATCCGGG AACAAGTTGGACAAGCAATGAAGCTGGAAATGAG CAGCAGCTGTCCCACCCCTGGATGTGATGGCAAAGGTCACGTCAGTGGAAGATATTCGAGACACAGAAG CGCGCTAGGGTGCCCAATTGTAAAGAAAAGGAAGCTTCAGGAGGCTGAGATCGAAGAGAACCCGCTGTCGCCCAGGAAGAGGACCCAGCCTACCAAACAGGCCGATGAGGACAGTGACATGgcagaagaggaggagcagaatGAGGAAGACGGAGAGGAAAAAGATGgcatcaaagacaaaaagaaaaaagaaacaaagagcgAGACGGGAAAAG TTGAACGCACCTCGGCGACCACAGACAGCCCAGAACAACCTTGCCCTTCACCTGATGACAAGAGCAGAAGTATCACCTCAGAGACTGAGAACAAAGTAGAGACAGAAAACTTTAGCGAGGAGGTAACATGTGTGATAAtcacagaggaagaggaggctcAGTCAGCATCCGCGTGCCTCCCACCACAGCTCCCAGCAGAAGAAACAACTGTCCCTTGCCATGAAGAGACAAAAGATGAGGAAGAAGAtagagaaaaaaaggcaaacctggaggaggaggaactggaAAGTCAGAGGAATGTTGCAGAAGAGACGGAGATAAGAAGACAGATGATCAGGCAGGAAAATTCTGATCATCAGTACTCAAGTGGAGATTACAAAAATCAGGCCAAAGAGTCAAAACCGATAGAAAATAATGAGactgaagaagaggaggaggacgaggaggacgcagaggaggaagaggaggaggaggaggaggaagaggacgaaGACGATGGAGCAGTGAGACAAGTTGAGACAGTTTTCATTCAGGAATCTGAAGCGACTGTGTCACTCAGGGAAGAGCAGTGCGACACCCTCAGGGCCGAGGAAGAAGCGGCAGAGGAGAAGCGAAGCAGCAAAGCCGGTGAAGTagagcaagaagaagaagaagacgaggaagaagaagatgaagaagatgatgaggaagaagaaggaaacTCAAGCAAAGCCTCTCCGAGCACAGTCATCATCGAAGTTCACGCCGAAGAGGAGGAACatgaggaggacgaggaggaagaggaggaagaggaggaagaggaagacgatgaggaactggaggaggaagatgaggaggaggaggaggacgaggacaGGGGAGAGGAATTGGATCGTGTCTCCGAGGGATCGGGCGTCACGGACGACTCTGAAAACTGGGACATGACGCGAGGGAATCTGGGGCTGCTGGAGCAGGCCATTGCTCTGAAGGCAGAGGAGATCCAGGGAGGTCAGGAGAGCAGCAGCTCTGTCGATTACCAACCGAGCAACGCCTCCATGAAGAACTCTGACGGTTCTGCTGGAGTCCGCCGCTCCACCCACTGTAGCAAAG aaaagaaggaagtaaAGTGTCCAACTCCAGGTTGTGACGGAACAGGCCACATCACTGGGTTGTATCCTCACCACCGCAGTCTTTCTGGATGTCCCCACAAAGACAGAATACCTCCAGAGA TTTTGGCCATGCACGAAAATGTCTTGAAGTGTCCTACTCCCGGCTGCACCGGCCAAGGTCATGTGAACAGTAACCGCAACACACACCGCAG CCTGTCCGGTTGCCCCATAGCAGCAGCAACTAAGCTGAACAAGAACCAGGACAAGCAGGTTCATCTGCAAGCTTCAGCCAGTGAGCCGACCTCAAACTCTGACAGAGTGCTAAG GCCAATGTGTTTTGTGAAGCAGCTGGAGATCCCTCAGTATGGCAGCTACCGCCCCAACACAGTGACTACCACACCTCGAGCTAACCTTGCCAAGGAGCTGGAGAAATACTCCAAGGTTTCTTTTGACTATGCAAGCTTTGATGTCCAAGTGTTTGGAAAGCGTATGATTGTTCCAAAGATGCCCGACACTACCGACACATCCACTAAAGTTTTCAAAT CTAAACCATTTTCCAAGGCGTCCTCCCCAAGCCATGGTTCATCAGGAGGTTTCGCCAAGAACATCCCATCCTCTAGTGGTTATGATTACAGCCAGGATGCAGAGGCAGCCCATATGGCAGCAACAGCAATCCTCAACCTGTCCACCCGCTGCTGGGAGAGACCGGAAACCTGCGGCACTAAACTCCGGGAGCCTTGCACCAAG GAGGTCGCGATTGAGGTGGATGAGAATGGCACCTTAGACCTCAGCATGAAAAAGACCAAGAGAGAGGACATACAGTCTGCAGAGACTGCATGTTCTTTGCCTTCCTCCTCTCAACTTGTGGATGCCACGTTGTCTCAGGACCATCCTCAGTCAGATTGGGACGGTCCACTAGATTTCACCAAACCCAATGAAGACAAGGAGGAAGACCATGAAGAG ATGGAATACACAGCTCCTTCATATACATCATCTGATGACGAGGAAGAGAACCAAGAAAACTCAGAGGACCGGAAATACCCCGGTGAAGTCACTACTGGCAGTTTTAAAGTCAAGTTTCAGcccaaagacaacaaaaaagaagttattGT ATGTCCAACACCAGGCTGTGATGGCAGTGGGCATATCACTGGCAATTATGCATCACATCGAAG TCTGTCAGGCTGTCCTCTTGCTGATAAATCACTTCGGACCCTCATGGCTGCCCACACAGCTGAACTGAa GTGTCCGACTCCAGGCTGTGATGGATCGGGTCACATCACTGGAAACTACGCGTCGCACAGGAG TTTGTCTGGATGTCCACGGGCCAAGAAAGGAGGAGTCAAATCAGCACCTTGCAAAGACGACAAGGAAGAATCTGAGCTGCTGAG GTGTCCAGTTCCTGGCTGTGACAGTCTTGGACACATCAGTGGAAAGTATGCTACCCACCGTAGTGCCTATGGCTGTCCACTTGCAGCAAAGCGACAGAGGGAAGGTCTACTAAATGGCACTCCTTTCTCTTGGAAGGCCTTTAAGACCGAAGGCCCGACCTGCCCAACACCAGGCTGTGACGGTTCTGGTCATGCTAATGGCAGTTTCTTGACACACCGCAG TCTCTCAGGTTGTCCGAGAGCTCCAGCCAGCAAGAAGAAAGTCAAGCTTCCTGGAGACGAATATATAACAGCAAAGTTTAGAGCGAGCGACG TTCTGGATAATGATGAAGACATCAAGCAGCTGAACAAGGACATCAGTGAACTGAATGAGTGCAACGCAGAGATGGAGGCTGACATGATGAATTTGCACACTCAG ATTTCTTCCATGGAGAAGAACCTAAAGAACATGGAGGAGGAAAACAAGCAGATAGAGGAGAAGAATGAAGCTTTGTACTTGGAGCTGTCTGGTCTGAGTCAGGTATTAATTCGCAGCCTGGCCAACATCCGCCTGCCTACCATG CAGGAACCAGTATCCGAGCAGAACTTCGATAATTACGTGGAGACTCTGACCTACATGTTCACCAATAAAGACTGCTACCAAAACCCTGACACCCGGGCCCTGCTGGAGTCCATCAGTCAAGCAGTAAAAGGCATAGAGGTATGA